One segment of Deinococcus humi DNA contains the following:
- a CDS encoding DUF4007 family protein, which produces MLIQDEGRGVPVAKRIGTLFHETFALSRPGVAAALRQASETVGNKELVERLQEEENLGRNWAKAVPSYARGCGFLDFGSTHLTPLGEHVLAHDPDLHLPETLWLMHYHLSAPHGPGPRFWHDLVQRLPELGDGFDREDVAVQIAETTRTDGAALKERGVASTATVFLGSYAKSDALGPLGIVQEKENGYAFDYPEAPSAGVVGYALSHYWQGQLLGQQTCSLETLSEPGGFSSALLLGSFDLNRALRQLAQRGVLELWMAAPPYQVTRPPAPQQLLEGIYAAE; this is translated from the coding sequence ATGCTTATACAAGATGAAGGCAGGGGAGTTCCTGTGGCAAAACGAATTGGCACATTGTTTCACGAGACTTTCGCTCTGAGCCGTCCTGGGGTTGCGGCGGCACTTAGGCAGGCAAGCGAAACAGTTGGCAACAAAGAGCTTGTTGAGCGGCTTCAAGAGGAAGAAAACCTGGGACGCAACTGGGCCAAAGCGGTTCCATCCTATGCGCGAGGCTGCGGCTTCTTAGACTTTGGTTCCACCCACCTTACCCCCCTCGGTGAGCATGTTCTCGCCCACGACCCTGACCTCCACCTGCCCGAAACGCTGTGGCTGATGCACTACCACCTCAGCGCACCGCACGGCCCTGGCCCCCGCTTCTGGCATGACCTGGTGCAGCGGCTCCCCGAACTGGGAGACGGGTTTGATAGGGAGGACGTGGCGGTGCAGATTGCCGAGACGACGCGGACCGACGGCGCGGCACTCAAGGAACGCGGCGTAGCAAGCACGGCAACGGTGTTTCTGGGCAGCTACGCCAAATCGGATGCGCTGGGACCGCTAGGGATTGTGCAAGAAAAGGAGAACGGGTACGCCTTCGACTATCCCGAAGCACCGAGTGCTGGAGTAGTGGGGTATGCATTGTCACATTACTGGCAGGGACAGCTACTGGGGCAGCAGACCTGCTCGCTAGAGACGCTGAGCGAACCGGGCGGCTTTAGCAGTGCGCTGCTGCTGGGGTCATTTGACCTCAACCGCGCCCTGCGGCAACTCGCGCAGCGCGGAGTGCTGGAGCTATGGATGGCCGCGCCGCCCTACCAGGTGACCCGTCCGCCCGCCCCGCAGCAGTTGTTGGAGGGCATCTATGCAGCAGAATGA
- a CDS encoding phosphoadenosine phosphosulfate reductase family protein, which translates to MTESTSPPPRHILSLSGGKDSTALAIYMRDKVPEMEYIFCDTGEELPETYEYLDRLEAYLGKPIVRLNPDRPFSHYLELYRGVLPDSRTRWCTRMLKIKPFEKYVGNAEAISYIAIRADETHRKGYISTKPNLHAVYPFIDAGIVKADVFQILDESGMGAPEYYEWRSRSGCYFCFFQQRREWVGLKERHPDLYDQAKEFEKFDEVTGKRFTWSQKESLEELEQPERMAAIKETQLRQKEAASSNLIDILGDEEDEEMSCLVCHL; encoded by the coding sequence ATGACTGAGTCGACATCCCCTCCCCCGCGCCACATCCTTTCGTTGTCTGGAGGGAAAGACAGCACAGCGCTCGCCATTTATATGCGCGACAAAGTGCCCGAGATGGAGTACATCTTCTGCGACACTGGCGAAGAGCTCCCTGAGACCTACGAGTACCTTGACCGACTGGAAGCCTACCTGGGCAAACCGATCGTAAGGCTCAACCCCGACCGGCCCTTTTCGCACTACCTGGAACTGTACCGGGGGGTGTTGCCTGACAGCCGTACACGCTGGTGCACGCGCATGCTGAAGATCAAGCCGTTTGAGAAGTATGTTGGCAACGCGGAGGCCATCAGTTACATCGCCATTCGCGCCGACGAAACACACCGCAAAGGCTACATCTCCACTAAACCCAATCTGCACGCCGTGTACCCCTTTATCGATGCTGGCATTGTTAAGGCGGACGTCTTTCAGATACTGGATGAGAGCGGCATGGGTGCGCCTGAATACTACGAATGGCGCTCACGCTCAGGCTGTTACTTCTGCTTTTTTCAGCAGCGGCGCGAATGGGTAGGCCTCAAGGAACGCCACCCAGACCTTTACGACCAGGCCAAAGAATTTGAGAAGTTCGACGAGGTAACGGGCAAACGCTTTACTTGGTCACAGAAGGAAAGCCTGGAGGAACTCGAGCAGCCCGAGCGCATGGCGGCTATCAAGGAAACCCAATTGCGGCAAAAGGAAGCGGCTTCTAGCAACCTGATTGACATTTTGGGGGACGAAGAAGACGAAGAAATGTCCTGCCTTGTGTGCCATCTGTAA